A genomic stretch from Candidatus Cloacimonadota bacterium includes:
- a CDS encoding [FeFe] hydrogenase, group A, whose translation MITVYVNGKATQVAKNTMVLHACTKAGYKVPTLCYHEDLPAFGNCGVCMVQINGKALRACSTPCEEGMRIRTTGNDLLKLRREAVEIILSNHPNNCPECVKNGRCELQDLAQELAIRHMSLKHMKRPYQKRDESSPSITLDPSYCVVCGRCSYVCNEIQDVHALENCERGFNTFVGPTFGRKLEESECVKCGQCSAYCPVAAIYENDDSDALWKALDDPELVLVAQEAPAVRVALGEEFGLKPGHNVVKKMYTALRELGFHYVFDTNFGADLTIMEEASEFVRIFKDHPEDFPLITTCCPSWVDYLEKFHADLIPHFSSSKSPHQMVGTMVKTYWAEKMGLDPKKIFLVSVMPCTAKKHEIERMEDMYASGCKDVDLTITTRELARMLKTRGIDLPHLEDGEADNPLGEYSGAGTIFGASGGVMEAALRTAYSFATGHDLEDPCIKFTRGAQGIKKGKIEILGREIRIGVASGLGNVGKLMNEIRDARNAGKEPPYHFVEVMACRGGCVGGGGQPYRSTNRVRMQRAKGLYAEDLHMERRESHNNPSIQKVYREFLGEPNSPKARKLLHTSYIARPISLLPKKS comes from the coding sequence ATGATAACTGTATATGTGAACGGAAAAGCCACCCAGGTGGCCAAAAACACGATGGTTTTGCACGCCTGCACCAAAGCTGGCTACAAGGTCCCCACGCTTTGCTACCACGAGGACCTGCCGGCTTTCGGCAACTGCGGGGTGTGCATGGTGCAGATCAACGGCAAGGCCCTGCGGGCCTGTTCCACGCCCTGCGAAGAGGGCATGCGGATCCGCACCACCGGCAACGACCTGCTCAAGCTGCGCCGCGAGGCGGTGGAGATCATCCTCTCGAACCATCCCAACAACTGCCCGGAATGCGTGAAAAACGGACGCTGCGAACTGCAGGACCTGGCGCAGGAACTGGCGATCCGCCACATGAGCCTCAAGCACATGAAACGCCCCTATCAGAAGCGGGACGAATCGTCGCCCTCGATCACGCTGGACCCCTCTTATTGCGTGGTTTGCGGGCGCTGTTCCTACGTTTGCAACGAGATCCAGGACGTGCACGCGCTGGAAAACTGCGAGCGGGGTTTCAACACCTTTGTGGGCCCCACATTCGGGCGCAAGCTGGAGGAAAGCGAGTGCGTGAAATGCGGCCAGTGCTCGGCTTATTGCCCGGTGGCCGCCATCTATGAAAATGACGATTCGGACGCGCTCTGGAAGGCCCTGGACGACCCGGAGCTGGTGCTGGTGGCGCAGGAAGCGCCGGCGGTGAGGGTGGCCCTGGGCGAGGAATTTGGCCTCAAACCCGGGCACAACGTTGTAAAGAAAATGTACACCGCGCTCAGGGAACTGGGTTTTCACTACGTGTTCGACACCAATTTCGGCGCCGACCTCACCATCATGGAAGAGGCCAGCGAGTTCGTGCGCATCTTTAAAGACCATCCGGAGGATTTTCCGCTCATCACCACCTGCTGCCCCTCCTGGGTGGATTATCTGGAAAAATTCCATGCCGACCTCATCCCCCATTTTTCCTCCTCCAAATCTCCGCACCAGATGGTGGGGACCATGGTGAAAACCTACTGGGCGGAGAAGATGGGCCTCGATCCCAAGAAGATCTTCCTGGTCTCGGTGATGCCCTGCACCGCCAAAAAGCACGAAATTGAGCGCATGGAGGACATGTACGCCTCCGGCTGCAAGGATGTGGACCTCACCATCACCACCCGCGAACTGGCCCGCATGCTGAAAACCCGGGGCATCGACCTGCCTCATCTGGAGGATGGCGAAGCCGACAACCCGCTGGGTGAATACAGCGGTGCCGGCACCATTTTCGGCGCTTCCGGCGGGGTGATGGAAGCCGCTCTGCGCACGGCCTACAGCTTTGCCACGGGGCACGATCTGGAGGATCCCTGCATCAAATTCACCCGCGGCGCCCAAGGCATCAAAAAAGGCAAGATCGAGATCCTGGGCCGGGAGATCAGGATTGGCGTGGCTTCCGGCCTGGGCAACGTGGGCAAGCTGATGAACGAGATCCGTGACGCCAGGAACGCCGGCAAAGAGCCGCCTTACCACTTCGTGGAGGTGATGGCCTGCCGCGGAGGCTGCGTGGGAGGCGGCGGACAGCCCTACCGGTCAACAAACCGGGTGCGGATGCAGCGCGCCAAAGGCCTCTACGCCGAGGACCTGCATATGGAGCGGCGCGAATCGCACAACAACCCCTCCATCCAGAAGGTTTACAGGGAATTTTTGGGTGAGCCGAACTCCCCCAAAGCGCGCAAACTGCTTCACACCAGTTATATAGCCCGGCCCATCAGCCTGCTGCCCAAAAAATCCTGA